Proteins encoded by one window of Aedes aegypti strain LVP_AGWG unplaced genomic scaffold, AaegL5.0 Primary Assembly AGWG_AaegL5_hic_scaff_963_PBJ_arrow, whole genome shotgun sequence:
- the LOC5569210 gene encoding SUMO-conjugating enzyme UBC9-B: MSGIAIARLGEERKAWRKDHPFGFVARPVKNADGTLNLMTWECAIPGKKGTPWEGGLYKLRMIFKDDYPTSPPKCKFEPPLFHPNVYPSGTVCLSLLDEEKDWRPAITIKQILLGIQDLLNEPNIKDPAQAEAYTIYCQNRLEYEKRVRAQARAMAATE, encoded by the exons ATGTCCGGAATTGCGATCGCGCGTCTCGGCGAGGAGCGAAAAGCATGGCGTAAAGATCATCCCTTT GGATTCGTCGCTCGTCCTGTCAAAAACGCCGATGGCACACTCAATCTCATGACGTGGGAATGCGCTATTCCAGGAAAGAAGGGA ACCCCCTGGGAGGGTGGCCTCTACAAGCTGCGAATGATCTTCAAGGACGACTACCCAACCAGTCCGCCAAAGTGCAAGTTCGAACCGCCACTGTTCCACCCGAATGTGTACCCATCGGGAACCGTTTGTCTGTCGCTGCTGGATGAGGAGAAGGACTGGCGTCCGGCGATCACGATCAAACAGATTCTGCTCGGCATTCAGGATCTGCTGAACGAACCGAACATCAAGGATCCCGCCCAAGCGGAAGCATACACTATCTACTG TCAAAACCGCCTGGAGTACGAGAAACGTGTCCGGGCACAGGCCAGGGCCATGGCTGCCACGGAGTAA